The genomic DNA GTCTGGAGGAGCTGGACGGAGCTGTTGTCTTTTTTACACATATGAGAAATGCCGGAAAAGACTACACGACTTATTTATTCAGGGATCAGGACGCAAAAGATTATCCTATTGCTTTAGTGGTAAAAAAAGGAAATGAAAATGCACCTTGGGCAGTAGCTTTGGCGGAATCTTTGAGATCGGAAGAAGCTGCGAAAGTAATAAAAGAATATTTTGGCGGAGTGTTTACGACATATGAGGACTAGAATAAAAGCCGGCGAATCAGATGAATGGCTGGAAATACTGCTGGAACTAAAAAGAAAAGCTGTAGGAGTACGTTTTTTATTTGACAGAAATGATTATGAAAAAAGCAGCTCTGCTGGTAGAAACGGCACTGTTCCATACTGTACAGCCGTGCGAAATGCATCAGAAGGAAAAAGCATAAAGCTTCATCTCGGTAATTTTGCATGTCTGGCTGCTGCCAGAGGACTGGGACTAATGGAAAATGATGAAATCAGCAGGTCAGGGAAAAGACACAGCGATATGGGTGTTTATGAAAATGTACTTGTCAGCAGAAATATTGCAAAAGATATGGTTTATTGCGGACATTTCGTTTATGGTGTAGAAATCAGGCCGTTAGAGGATTATAAGGAGCATAATCCGGATATAATAATTATTATTACCAATCCTTATAATGCAATGAGAATAGTACAGGCACATGCATATACCAAAGGACAGCTGAAAAATATAAAAATGGCAGGTATGCAGGCAGTATGTCAGGAATGCACGTCCTATGTTTATGAACGAAATGAAATAAACTTATCTATGCTGTGCTCGGGGACAAGATGTGTAGCACAATGGAGCAAAGAGGAGATGGGAGTGGGGATTCCTTTTCAGCAGATTAATGATATTATTTACGGACTTGTGCAGACTGTAAATCCTATGGAAAATAACCATGATAAAAAATTAATTCAGGAAAAGCTAAAATCAGCAGGAAAAGATCTGGAATTTGAAATTGAGTATAATAAAAATTATTATACAGGAGTATTTGTAAGCAGTAATTCTAAAAAATAACGAATTTTGGATATTAATTCCGGTTAGAATAAAAAAATTCAAAATTTTTGTTAATGGATATACATTAAACTTATAAAATGGAGGTTTTAGAAAAATGAAACAATTGACAAAAAAATCTATGATTTATACAATAACAGGAATTATTTTTGCTTTGATTATCTTTTATTTGACTTTTACAGGAAATCCTAAAAATATGGGTGTTTGTGTAGGGTGTTTTATAAGAGATACTTCTGGAGCTGTTAATTTACATAATGCAAAAGCGTTTCAATACATAAGACCTGAAATAATCGGGATGATTTTCGGAAGTTTTATTGTATCTTTATTAATCAGAGAAAAATTCAGTGTTCATTTATATCCGGTTATTTACTTTTTCGGCGGGGTATTTACAATGATAGGAGTACTTATTTTTCTGGGATGTACTGTAAGAGTTTTTGTTCGTCTCGGCGGCGGCGACCTGAATGCTGTATTTGGTTTATTAGGCATGATAACAGGTATAGGGACAGGAACGTTTTTTATAAAGAAAGGTTTTTCACTGCCTGAAAAGGAAAAAACTTTTAACAGTAAAAGCTACACATACATCATGCCTGTGATTTCTGCTATATTGTTTTTATTACTGATTTTGAAGCCGGGCTTTGTTTCCTTCAGCGAGAAAGGAATTGGTTCCCAGCACTCGCCGATTATTCTGGCTCTTATCGGAGGGCTTATTATAGGAATATTGACAAACTATTTTGATTTGGGATTTAACTCGGGATTTAGAAATTTATTAAGCGGGAAAATGGAAAATCCACAGATATTATTTCCGGTTTCAATAATTGTTTTTCTTCTGATATTGAATTTTGTATCGAAAAATTTGAACATAGGATTTGCAGATCAGCCGGCTGCTCATTCTTTTCAGCTTTGGAATTTTTTAGGACTGTTTATTGTGGGATGGATAGGATCTTTGCTGCAGGGGTGTCCGCTGCAGCAGCTGGTGAAATCAGCCAAAGGAAATTTGAATTCTATATTTTTTATAACAGGAATGTTTTTGGGAGCCGGATTTCTACATAGAATAGACGGAGTATCCACACCTAAAGCAGTTCCGTTTAACGGAAAAATATCACTGATCGCAGGATTAATATTTATGCTGGTTATTTCTGTTTATTACAGCAGAAAGAAAAATAATGCATAGCTGTTAAACAGAATATATTAAATAATTACAGGTGTTTATTACTTCATGGGAAGCAGTAAACACCTGTTTTAATATTACTTTTTATAATTATTATCATCACTCATTAATTCTGAGAAAGTTTTGAAAAATGTTTCTATATTTTTCTCGACTTTTGCAGCGGCAGCATCTAAAGTGTAGCCTTCCTCCACTAACTCTTTTATTGATAATATTTTTTTTATATTAAGATAGTTATATTTTCTTGTCTCTCCGTCAGAACCTTTTTCTGATTTAATAATTCCCTTTTCTTCCCAATAACGTAGTTTTCTCGTAGGAACTCCTGTGATTTCCGAAACCTCTCCTATTCCGACGATAAGCTTTCTTAATAACTCAGAATCAATAAGAACTTCTTTTCCTTGTTTTTCATTTTTCATAAATAATCTCCCTTTCCAACTTAAATTCACAACATCTTATGTAATTATTTTACAATAAAAGAAAAAAAATTGCAAATTATTCTTGACATTATTTTGTAAATAAGTTACAATAATTTTATTAAAGTTACAGTTGATGTAATTTTAAACACGAAAAAAGATTAAATAAAATGATTACATAAGGAGGTACAGTATGAAAAAGACATTACTAATTCTTACGCTAACACTGGCAGCATCATACACAGCATTAGCGGAAGCCGTGACATATGACTCATCAAAAGAAATAATTGAGAGAATACAGTTTGAAATGAGACATAAATAAATATCTGAAATATAAATGAAAATATAAAATAAACTATATAAGGAGGAACAACATGAAAAAAACACTATTAATTTTGACATTAACACTGGCAGCATCATACACAGCTTTAGCGGAAGCTGTGACATATGACTCATCAAAAGAAATAATTGAGAGAACACAGTTTGAAATGAGACATAAATAAATTTATGTAAAAAGATAAAAACAGAATAAAAGATTTTAGTTTTGGAGGTATGAGTTTATTCATACTTCCTTGCTTAAATAAAAAAGAGAACAAATATAAACATCATAAAAATAATTGATGAATACATAAAATAAGCCGGGCAGTTAAAAAAATATATAAATTGGAGGTTTAGCTTATGAGTTTAAATATCGAACAAAAAAAACAAACCAGTATAGAATTACATGAAAATTATAAAATTTCAGGATTAACACCGGAAGATATTCAGTCTGATTTAGGTCTGGATCCGAATCAGCTGGAAAATATACTGAATATCAAATCGATATCAGATCCCACTGCTGTATGGCGTTTACGGGATTATATGGAAGAAAAGATAACGGAACAGGGGAAAACTCCTTATCCATACTCTGTGCTTATAGAAAATATTTATTTTCCCTATAAAAAAGAAAAAAAGTGGGAAGAATGAAAATCAAGACAGCGGGCGTAATGATATTGCTGGTTACAGTTGCATGCGGCAAAATTGAAGAAGGGAAAAACTTTATTTCATATTCTTCAAATGAAACTGTGATACAGGGCAATGATAAAATGTCTGGAGAAGTAACCTTACTTTCGGGGAAAGCATCAATACAGGGCGAAGTACGAAGCTTTCAGAATAAAGGAAGATTTTCCAGTACAGTTCACGTTCTAAGTTCTGAAAAAGGCAATATTCTTATTGATCCGGGACATTATTCAGAGGAGCTTTCAAGGTATGCGGAGTCAATCGGCGGGCTGGATGCAATATTAATTACACACGGACATTGGGATAATATATATTCCTTAGATGAGGCTGCCGCAGCTAATCCAAACGCTAAAATATATATACATGAACTGGATTATAATTTTCTGCGTGATCCTGTACTAAACTGTTCGGATATAAACGGATTTTCCCTGATGCTGGACACAAAGCCTCTGACTTTTACAGAAGGTACATATACAATCGGAGGATATACATTTGAAATTATACATACGCCGGGGCATACCTGCGGCTCGAGTATATTTTACTTTGAAGAGGAAAATGTACTGTTTGGCGGGGATACCATAATGTCTGAACTCGTAGGCAGTGCAAAACATCCCACAGGTAATGAAAAGGAAAGAGAAAATACGATAAAAAAGTTTAAGCAGCTGAAATTTTCCGATGATATGAAAGTTTTTGGCGGTCATAGGAAAAATACTGTCTATAAGGAATTGATGAAAATAAATAAGGATCTGCAGTAAAAATAAAGGCAAAAATACTGTAAATAAGAAAAGCCTTCTGTGATAAAACAGCAATATCATAGAAGGCTTTTTTTATATTTTCTATATCATACTAAGATTCTTAATCTTTAGAAAAATATTTTTTAGAATGAATAATCTTTCTACAGAGATAAGCTTAAAAAATGAAAGAAACTACTAAAATTATGACTTATCCCTCTCAATTAATAATTTAATTCCTTCGCATGCAGTACGTATAGCTTTATCTACAGCGGATGCCTGATCTTCAATATCGGAAAAAGCCATAATGCCGCCGGCTCTTACATTTCGTATAGATGAAATAACAAACAGTGCTGCTGACTCCATTTCGGAGCACATTACGTTACCGGCTTTCCAGGCTTCGATTCTGTCATGAATACGATTTTTCGAAGGGACAGTATCTGTAAAAACCTGACTGTAGAAAGAATCTTTACTGTGTGTAATCCCTTCGTCAAAATTAAGGTTAAGCTTTTTAGCCGCATCTGCAAGTGCCCCTACTATATGACGGTCTGCTACTGCAGGATATTCTATTGGTATATACTGGCGTGTAGTTCCTTCATCACGCACTGCTGCTGTAATAATAACTCCTGTTAAGTCCGGATTCTGTGATTTTTCAGAAACCCGTCCCGAAGTTCCTACTCTGATAAAAGTATCTGCTCCGCATGCTATTAGTTCCTCAAGGGCAATTGCTGCAGAGGGACACCCCATACCGGTAGAAGTTACTGATACTTTTTCTCCGTTCAAAAATCCTGTCCATGTCTTATGCTCGCGATTATGAGCTATAAGTACCGGATTATCAAGATATTCGGCGATTTTATCAGTACGGAACGGATCTCCCGGCAGCAGCACATAACGTCCTACATCACCTTCCTTGCAGTGAATATGATAAAATACCCCGTCTCTTTTTAACAATATGACTCCTCCTTTATAATTTTATTTTTAATGTTTCCTGCTTTCTTTTATAAAATATAACCTCATAACTCTTTGGATGTCAATAAATATTTATATGTTTTATAAATCCTCCAGTTTTTTTCCTCTGTCGCTTACCAGCTTAAAGTGCTTATACCAGCCTACTTTCTGCGAATCATATATACCTGTATGTCCTGAAAATAAGTATGCGACAACACATGATACTGCTGCATAAATTCCTATTTTATCGCCAAACAGCTCCATCGCCATTACAATACACGCAAGAGGAGTATTTGCAGCAGCTGAAAAAACAGAAACCAGTCCCATTCCTGCCATCAAATCCATAGGAAGTCTTATTATCCGCGACAGTGTATTGCCTAATGCAGAGCCTATGAAGAATAAGCAGGTTACCTCCCCGCCTTTATAACCGGATCCCAGAGTTATAAGCGTAAATAGTATTTTGAAAATGAAAACTTCAGCAAATATCTGGCTGGTGAAGCTTTTGGATATTATTTCCAGTCCAAGACCGTTATAATCATAGGTTCCTAATAATTTTGTAAGAAATACTATAATGATTCCGCCGATAACTGCACTGTAAGGTGAAAATTTTATATATTTTGAAAAAAGGGATTTTATAAAATTCAGCCCGAGTGAAAAGATTTTTCCTGTTAAGCCGAAAATAACTCCTGCCAGACAGGCAAAAATTATATTTTTTATATTTATTTCAGGGAAAAAATTTATTTTATATATCGGGTGTACTATGCCCCACCAGTTTTTTGAAACCACGTCGGCTATTACTGCCGAGAGAAAAGCAGGTATCAGGGCTTCATATTTTAAACGTCCCAAGACAGCAGCCTCAAGACCGAATACCGCCCCTGCCAAGGGTGTCCCAAAAACAGAGCCGAATCCTGCCGCCATTCCGGAAATGAGGATTATTCTTCTGTCTGATTTGTTAAATTTGAAAATAAGGCTTAACTGGTCAGCGATGGAAGAGCCTATTTGTATTCCGCTTCCTTCTCTTCCAGCCGAACCGCCGAAAAGATGTGTGATAACAGTTCCGAATAAGATCATGGGAGCCATTCGAAGCTTTATTACTTTTTTGGGGCTGTTTATTTCATCTAATATTAAATTATTTCCTTTACTTACTTCCTTGCCGTAAAAGTAATAAATTAAGCTGACGATAAAGCCTCCGGCCGGTAAAAAATAAATTAGAAAAGGATTATATTCTCTGGTTTTAGTTGCCCATTCAAGCATTAACAGAAAAACTGCCGATGCACTTCCTGAAAGTATCCCTATAATTAAAGAGAATGTAAACCATTTTATCAGATATATGACTAAATCAAGTTCTTTTTTCATTTTTATTCCTCATTTCTTTTGTTAAAAATATTTCAGCTGCAGCGGTTAAGAAAATAGTAACGATTTGGAAGCACTGATATAAAAAAATAGCTTCCACAATAAAAGAATACTGCAGAAGCTATTAACAATCTATAATTGTAGTTTTAGTTTTTATACTACGGAGAGCTTCATCTCCTTTTTTAATATAACATATATTTATTTAAAACTCAAATAGTATTTACAAAAAAAATTAGATTCAGGCTGATCATGAATCAGCTGCTGAAGGATATTTTATTGATGATTATTTCGATTATATATGCTATTATATAATTGTATTTTAATATTATATGCAGCTAAGAATTAAGCGACAGTCAAAGTACCGATCCTAAGGTACAGGGTGTGAGACAGTATGTGAAAAATCCGGTTAATAATCCTGATATAATACCTGCAGGACTGCAAACTGTGGATTGTAAAGGGTATGACGGTTTTACACTAAGTATTGTAAATAAATATAAAAAAGAGTAAAATA from Sebaldella termitidis ATCC 33386 includes the following:
- a CDS encoding DUF169 domain-containing protein produces the protein MRTRIKAGESDEWLEILLELKRKAVGVRFLFDRNDYEKSSSAGRNGTVPYCTAVRNASEGKSIKLHLGNFACLAAARGLGLMENDEISRSGKRHSDMGVYENVLVSRNIAKDMVYCGHFVYGVEIRPLEDYKEHNPDIIIIITNPYNAMRIVQAHAYTKGQLKNIKMAGMQAVCQECTSYVYERNEINLSMLCSGTRCVAQWSKEEMGVGIPFQQINDIIYGLVQTVNPMENNHDKKLIQEKLKSAGKDLEFEIEYNKNYYTGVFVSSNSKK
- the yedE gene encoding YedE family putative selenium transporter, whose product is MKQLTKKSMIYTITGIIFALIIFYLTFTGNPKNMGVCVGCFIRDTSGAVNLHNAKAFQYIRPEIIGMIFGSFIVSLLIREKFSVHLYPVIYFFGGVFTMIGVLIFLGCTVRVFVRLGGGDLNAVFGLLGMITGIGTGTFFIKKGFSLPEKEKTFNSKSYTYIMPVISAILFLLLILKPGFVSFSEKGIGSQHSPIILALIGGLIIGILTNYFDLGFNSGFRNLLSGKMENPQILFPVSIIVFLLILNFVSKNLNIGFADQPAAHSFQLWNFLGLFIVGWIGSLLQGCPLQQLVKSAKGNLNSIFFITGMFLGAGFLHRIDGVSTPKAVPFNGKISLIAGLIFMLVISVYYSRKKNNA
- a CDS encoding MerR family transcriptional regulator; its protein translation is MKNEKQGKEVLIDSELLRKLIVGIGEVSEITGVPTRKLRYWEEKGIIKSEKGSDGETRKYNYLNIKKILSIKELVEEGYTLDAAAAKVEKNIETFFKTFSELMSDDNNYKK
- a CDS encoding DUF2316 family protein, with protein sequence MSLNIEQKKQTSIELHENYKISGLTPEDIQSDLGLDPNQLENILNIKSISDPTAVWRLRDYMEEKITEQGKTPYPYSVLIENIYFPYKKEKKWEE
- a CDS encoding MBL fold metallo-hydrolase; translated protein: MKIKTAGVMILLVTVACGKIEEGKNFISYSSNETVIQGNDKMSGEVTLLSGKASIQGEVRSFQNKGRFSSTVHVLSSEKGNILIDPGHYSEELSRYAESIGGLDAILITHGHWDNIYSLDEAAAANPNAKIYIHELDYNFLRDPVLNCSDINGFSLMLDTKPLTFTEGTYTIGGYTFEIIHTPGHTCGSSIFYFEEENVLFGGDTIMSELVGSAKHPTGNEKERENTIKKFKQLKFSDDMKVFGGHRKNTVYKELMKINKDLQ
- a CDS encoding nucleoside phosphorylase; its protein translation is MLKRDGVFYHIHCKEGDVGRYVLLPGDPFRTDKIAEYLDNPVLIAHNREHKTWTGFLNGEKVSVTSTGMGCPSAAIALEELIACGADTFIRVGTSGRVSEKSQNPDLTGVIITAAVRDEGTTRQYIPIEYPAVADRHIVGALADAAKKLNLNFDEGITHSKDSFYSQVFTDTVPSKNRIHDRIEAWKAGNVMCSEMESAALFVISSIRNVRAGGIMAFSDIEDQASAVDKAIRTACEGIKLLIERDKS
- a CDS encoding voltage-gated chloride channel family protein gives rise to the protein MKKELDLVIYLIKWFTFSLIIGILSGSASAVFLLMLEWATKTREYNPFLIYFLPAGGFIVSLIYYFYGKEVSKGNNLILDEINSPKKVIKLRMAPMILFGTVITHLFGGSAGREGSGIQIGSSIADQLSLIFKFNKSDRRIILISGMAAGFGSVFGTPLAGAVFGLEAAVLGRLKYEALIPAFLSAVIADVVSKNWWGIVHPIYKINFFPEINIKNIIFACLAGVIFGLTGKIFSLGLNFIKSLFSKYIKFSPYSAVIGGIIIVFLTKLLGTYDYNGLGLEIISKSFTSQIFAEVFIFKILFTLITLGSGYKGGEVTCLFFIGSALGNTLSRIIRLPMDLMAGMGLVSVFSAAANTPLACIVMAMELFGDKIGIYAAVSCVVAYLFSGHTGIYDSQKVGWYKHFKLVSDRGKKLEDL